From Pseudomonas putida, one genomic window encodes:
- a CDS encoding HU family DNA-binding protein — MNKTELIAQVADKADLTKAQASKVVDAMIEAFNKSLKKDGEIKLVGFGTFKRDVRAGRKGRDPRTGEEINIKAAPVVKFKAGKKLKDAVA, encoded by the coding sequence ATGAATAAAACTGAATTGATTGCCCAGGTAGCAGATAAAGCTGACCTTACCAAGGCCCAAGCTAGCAAAGTTGTCGACGCCATGATCGAAGCCTTTAATAAGTCATTGAAAAAAGACGGGGAGATCAAGCTAGTTGGGTTTGGCACTTTCAAACGCGATGTACGTGCAGGGCGCAAGGGGCGTGACCCTAGGACGGGTGAAGAGATCAACATCAAGGCGGCCCCCGTTGTCAAATTCAAGGCTGGGAAAAAGTTGAAAGACGCCGTGGCGTAA
- a CDS encoding DUF1028 domain-containing protein — MTFSIIGRCQETGQVGIAISSSSIAVGARCPWVRAGVGAVATQNITLPALGPQILDALEQGQLPPAAALDQVLSANGWSEYRQVTVIDSNGQVALFTGKQALGVHNAVAGEQCAAAGNLLSSVQVIEAMVQAFEQAGGHLADRLLAAMHAAMAAGGEAGPVHSAALKIAGELTWPLVDLRVDWADEDPIGVLEGLWQAYRPQMQDYVTRALNPTTAPSYGVPGDE; from the coding sequence ATGACCTTCTCCATCATCGGACGCTGCCAGGAAACCGGCCAGGTCGGTATCGCCATCAGTTCGTCGAGCATCGCCGTCGGCGCGCGTTGCCCTTGGGTGCGTGCAGGCGTCGGTGCCGTTGCCACCCAGAACATCACCTTGCCGGCGCTTGGTCCGCAGATCCTCGATGCCTTGGAGCAGGGCCAGCTGCCGCCTGCTGCAGCGCTGGACCAGGTGCTCAGCGCCAATGGCTGGAGCGAGTACCGCCAGGTCACGGTGATCGACAGTAATGGCCAGGTGGCGCTGTTTACCGGCAAGCAGGCGTTGGGTGTGCACAATGCGGTGGCCGGTGAGCAATGCGCGGCGGCTGGCAACCTGTTGTCTTCGGTACAGGTGATCGAAGCCATGGTGCAAGCCTTCGAACAGGCCGGCGGGCACTTGGCCGATCGCCTGCTGGCGGCCATGCATGCGGCAATGGCGGCAGGGGGCGAGGCAGGCCCGGTGCACTCGGCGGCGCTGAAGATCGCCGGCGAGCTGACCTGGCCGCTGGTGGACCTGCGCGTGGACTGGGCCGATGAAGACCCGATCGGTGTGCTCGAGGGTTTGTGGCAGGCGTACCGCCCGCAGATGCAGGACTACGTTACCCGCGCGCTGAACCCCACCACTGCACCGAGCTATGGGGTGCCGGGTGATGAGTGA
- a CDS encoding glucose/quinate/shikimate family membrane-bound PQQ-dependent dehydrogenase, translating to MNETPRASGVTNIILVGLGVIIALLGLLLAAGGVKLAGLGGSWYFLIGGLAMAIAGVLIARRKKAGAWLYAVFLVGTALWALIDAGLVFWPLFSRLFMFGAIGLVVALVYPQLVRANGGSTGRGAYGIAGVLAVVLVIAVGNMFVAHPSVAPTGKGPGMTPVEAGKEQKDWAHYGNTEGGSRFAALDQINRDNVDKLKVAWTYRTGDVAVSDGNGAEDQLTLLQVGNKVFICTPHNNLIALDADTGKELWKNEINAQSKVWQRCRGMAYFDATAPLAQPTQPNSSPITVGSVPAGANCQRRLLTNTIDGRLIAVDADTGEFCQGFGNNGQVNLMAGLGDVPDSYYQLSSAPLMAGTTVVVGGRVADNVQTDMPGGVIRGFDVFTGAMRWAFDPGNPQDRNAPADGSTYVRSTPNSWAPMSYDPAMNTVFLPMGSSSTDIYGVERSKLDHTYGASVLALDATTGNEKWVFQTVHNDLWDFDLPMQPSLIDFTKDDGKSVPAVVIGTKAGQIYVLDRATGKPLTQVDEVPVKPSNIPNEPYSPTQPKSVGMPQIGAQTLTESDMWGATPYDQLLCRIDFKKMRYDGLYTAPGTDLSLSFPGSLGGMNWGSISTDPVHGFIFVNDMRLGLWIQMIPSQNKGAAAGGGEALNTGMGAVPLKGTPYAVNKNRFLSVAGIPCQAPPFGTLTAIDMKTRQVAWQVPVGTVEDTGPLGIRMHLPIKIGLPTLGGTLSTQGGLVFIAGTQDFYLRAYDSSNGNEIWKARLPVGSQGGPMTYVSPKTGKQYVVVTAGGARQSTDRGDYVISYALP from the coding sequence ATGAACGAAACACCGCGCGCCTCTGGCGTCACAAACATCATCCTGGTCGGCTTGGGCGTGATCATCGCCCTGCTCGGCCTCCTCCTGGCTGCCGGCGGCGTCAAGCTCGCGGGCCTTGGCGGCTCCTGGTACTTCCTGATCGGCGGCCTGGCCATGGCCATCGCCGGTGTACTCATTGCCCGGCGCAAGAAAGCCGGTGCCTGGCTGTACGCCGTCTTCCTGGTCGGCACCGCACTGTGGGCGCTGATTGATGCCGGCCTGGTGTTCTGGCCGCTGTTCTCGCGCCTGTTCATGTTCGGTGCGATCGGCTTGGTGGTGGCGCTCGTCTACCCACAGCTGGTACGTGCCAATGGCGGTAGCACCGGCCGTGGTGCCTACGGCATCGCCGGCGTGCTGGCCGTGGTGCTGGTGATCGCTGTGGGCAACATGTTCGTTGCCCATCCAAGCGTCGCACCCACCGGCAAAGGCCCGGGCATGACCCCGGTCGAAGCCGGCAAGGAGCAAAAGGACTGGGCTCACTATGGCAATACCGAAGGTGGCAGCCGCTTCGCTGCACTGGACCAGATCAACCGCGACAACGTCGACAAGCTCAAGGTCGCCTGGACCTACCGCACCGGTGACGTCGCCGTCAGCGACGGCAACGGTGCCGAAGACCAGCTGACCCTCTTGCAGGTTGGCAACAAGGTGTTCATCTGCACCCCGCACAACAACCTGATCGCCCTGGATGCCGACACCGGCAAAGAGCTGTGGAAGAATGAGATCAACGCCCAGTCCAAGGTCTGGCAACGTTGCCGTGGCATGGCCTACTTCGACGCCACCGCGCCGCTCGCCCAGCCGACCCAGCCAAACAGCTCGCCGATCACCGTCGGTAGCGTCCCGGCTGGCGCCAACTGCCAGCGCCGCCTGCTGACCAACACCATCGACGGCCGACTGATCGCGGTCGACGCCGACACCGGTGAGTTCTGCCAAGGCTTCGGCAACAACGGCCAGGTCAACCTCATGGCTGGCCTGGGTGACGTGCCGGACTCCTACTACCAGCTGTCGTCCGCACCGCTGATGGCCGGTACCACTGTGGTGGTAGGCGGCCGTGTCGCCGACAACGTCCAGACCGACATGCCAGGTGGCGTGATCCGTGGTTTCGACGTGTTCACCGGCGCCATGCGCTGGGCGTTCGACCCGGGCAACCCGCAAGACCGCAACGCGCCGGCTGACGGCAGCACCTATGTGCGCAGCACTCCGAACAGCTGGGCACCGATGTCCTACGACCCGGCGATGAACACCGTGTTCCTGCCGATGGGCTCGTCGTCCACCGACATCTACGGTGTCGAACGCAGCAAGCTGGACCACACCTACGGCGCTTCGGTGCTGGCCCTGGACGCCACCACCGGTAACGAGAAGTGGGTGTTCCAGACCGTGCACAACGACCTGTGGGACTTCGACCTGCCGATGCAGCCAAGCCTGATCGACTTCACCAAGGACGACGGCAAGTCGGTGCCTGCGGTGGTGATCGGCACCAAGGCCGGCCAGATCTACGTGCTCGACCGCGCCACCGGCAAGCCGCTGACCCAGGTTGACGAAGTTCCGGTCAAGCCGAGCAACATCCCGAACGAGCCTTACTCCCCAACCCAGCCAAAATCGGTTGGCATGCCGCAGATCGGCGCGCAGACCCTGACCGAGTCGGACATGTGGGGCGCGACGCCCTATGACCAGCTGCTGTGCCGCATCGACTTCAAGAAGATGCGTTATGACGGCCTGTACACCGCGCCGGGCACCGACCTGTCGCTGAGCTTCCCCGGTTCGCTGGGTGGCATGAACTGGGGCAGCATTTCCACCGACCCGGTGCATGGTTTCATCTTCGTCAACGACATGCGCCTGGGCCTGTGGATCCAGATGATCCCGTCGCAGAACAAAGGCGCGGCCGCTGGTGGTGGTGAAGCGCTGAACACCGGCATGGGCGCCGTACCGCTCAAGGGCACCCCTTATGCGGTGAACAAGAACCGCTTCCTGTCGGTCGCCGGTATCCCTTGCCAGGCGCCACCGTTCGGCACCCTGACCGCCATCGACATGAAGACCCGCCAGGTGGCCTGGCAGGTACCGGTAGGCACCGTTGAAGATACCGGCCCGCTGGGTATCCGCATGCACCTGCCGATCAAGATCGGCCTGCCGACCCTGGGCGGCACCCTGTCGACCCAAGGCGGCCTGGTATTCATCGCCGGCACCCAGGACTTCTACCTGCGCGCCTATGACAGCAGCAACGGTAACGAGATCTGGAAGGCCCGCCTGCCAGTCGGCAGCCAGGGTGGCCCGATGACCTATGTCTCGCCCAAGACTGGCAAGCAGTACGTGGTGGTCACTGCCGGTGGCGCCCGTCAGTCGACTGACCGTGGCGACTACGTGATTTCTTACGCCCTGCCGTAA
- a CDS encoding curlin — MKRVHPLLLCLALALAGQVQADDLMDNADLAAGSDLGDPVIIRLLPVGAGQMAVIEQLGSGNRAALDQNGQALLGRIVQAGGAQEAYILQEGSDLMASISQQGNGNSASIRQSGTSNNASIEQIGNDNSASIVQAGSGLSSSVTQAGDGQHVQITQYR, encoded by the coding sequence ATGAAACGCGTGCACCCACTGCTGCTGTGCCTCGCCCTCGCCCTCGCCGGCCAGGTTCAGGCCGATGATCTGATGGACAACGCCGACCTCGCTGCCGGCAGCGACCTCGGTGACCCGGTGATCATCCGCCTGTTACCGGTAGGTGCCGGGCAAATGGCAGTGATCGAGCAGCTGGGTTCAGGCAACCGCGCCGCCCTCGACCAGAACGGCCAGGCGCTGCTGGGTCGCATCGTTCAGGCCGGGGGCGCGCAGGAAGCCTACATCCTGCAAGAAGGTAGTGACCTGATGGCCAGCATCAGCCAACAGGGAAATGGCAACAGCGCGTCGATCCGCCAGAGCGGCACCAGCAACAACGCCAGCATCGAGCAGATCGGTAACGACAACAGCGCCAGCATCGTACAAGCCGGCTCGGGGCTGAGCAGTTCCGTGACCCAAGCCGGCGATGGCCAGCATGTTCAGATCACTCAATACCGATAG
- a CDS encoding Ig-like domain-containing protein: protein MNTWQRRALLAAGFSLTVTSAAWAALSEVDPGPYTFATGGYPMWYKDADNLSLELCQSRATSTRAPGAPGAPAYMCTLLPEPGVYDDALPLVFPDNWPPEMFWFLAETSIPQVGNSGYELEVYVAGLEAAFAAENPVDGDQQSFARIRIRASVPTTGTYVITHPYGVETVNVTAAGRRAINITRDIGIGAPGVFSGALNGNLGPWLRGVGGPYTEVNPDTGASETFIGDPNLTEAVTGSPFNTNFVRIQGPAGTIQTNVFTVSGKVLDQRAQTPVTLERATYSRNGAGTRIEVFAKAPNDADVCMRNGLALVGTPPSPCQFSLLADNNGLFFTQQLSQIAPPPVVVVTGSTATGGTRPTSLSSKLTDVVKVDTARYDWTNKRLVIEARSSDEVVVPDLVAQGYGRLSKSGTLQSLTVNDLSQPPATVTIKSAHGGSDVEPVIVVGNAPVEAENQAPLAQADTGSTSVGVPLTLNLLQNDSDPDGDVPLTISDLTQPGNGLGGVVLNGTTSVTYTPPAGATQPLVATFSYQAMDAKGLKSTPATVTVNVAPNQPPTVAAQTVATLGVPLSINVLAGAADAEGNAPLVVDNVTQPAAGRGTVSTDGSTVTYTPPATVTAAFTTTFTYQVRDSIGALSNPGTVTVNVSPRPAAETFAVTAATVTARSNNRFNWDISGTSSVTTGNTVTVRVSTTTGEQVLGTVTVPVTGRWRLAVGNSTTLIPTAAPTATVTSSQGTTRTVNVAVR from the coding sequence ATGAACACTTGGCAACGCCGTGCGCTGTTGGCCGCCGGTTTCTCCCTCACTGTGACCAGCGCGGCGTGGGCCGCACTGTCGGAGGTAGACCCGGGCCCCTACACCTTTGCCACCGGTGGTTACCCGATGTGGTACAAGGACGCCGACAACCTGTCCCTGGAGCTGTGCCAGTCGCGCGCTACCAGCACGCGGGCCCCGGGTGCGCCGGGCGCACCCGCTTACATGTGTACCCTGTTGCCTGAACCGGGTGTCTACGACGACGCGTTGCCCCTGGTGTTCCCCGACAACTGGCCCCCAGAGATGTTCTGGTTCCTGGCTGAAACCTCGATCCCGCAGGTTGGCAACAGTGGCTATGAGCTGGAAGTCTACGTCGCAGGCCTGGAAGCGGCTTTCGCGGCGGAAAACCCGGTAGACGGTGACCAGCAAAGCTTTGCCCGTATCCGCATCCGCGCCTCGGTCCCGACTACCGGCACCTATGTCATCACCCACCCATACGGTGTAGAGACGGTCAACGTGACCGCCGCCGGTCGGCGGGCGATCAACATTACCCGCGACATCGGTATCGGCGCCCCGGGGGTCTTCAGCGGAGCGCTCAATGGCAACCTCGGGCCGTGGCTGCGCGGCGTCGGTGGCCCTTATACCGAAGTCAACCCGGACACCGGGGCCAGCGAAACCTTCATCGGCGACCCGAACCTCACCGAGGCCGTCACCGGTAGCCCGTTCAACACCAACTTCGTACGCATCCAAGGGCCGGCCGGGACCATCCAGACCAACGTGTTCACCGTATCGGGCAAGGTACTTGACCAGCGTGCGCAAACGCCGGTCACCCTGGAGCGCGCCACCTACTCGCGCAACGGTGCCGGCACCCGGATCGAAGTCTTCGCCAAGGCGCCGAACGACGCTGATGTGTGCATGCGCAACGGCCTGGCCTTGGTCGGAACGCCGCCCTCGCCCTGCCAGTTCAGCCTGCTTGCGGATAACAACGGGCTGTTCTTCACCCAGCAATTGAGCCAGATCGCGCCGCCGCCAGTGGTGGTGGTGACCGGCAGCACGGCTACCGGTGGCACACGCCCCACTTCGCTGTCGAGCAAGCTGACAGACGTGGTGAAAGTGGACACTGCGCGCTACGACTGGACCAACAAGCGCCTGGTGATCGAAGCGCGCTCCAGCGACGAGGTCGTAGTCCCGGATCTGGTTGCCCAAGGCTATGGCCGCCTGTCCAAATCCGGCACCCTGCAGAGCCTGACCGTCAACGACCTCAGCCAGCCGCCAGCCACTGTCACCATCAAGTCCGCCCATGGCGGCAGCGATGTGGAACCGGTGATCGTGGTCGGCAATGCGCCCGTCGAAGCCGAAAACCAGGCGCCGCTGGCCCAGGCCGATACCGGCAGTACCAGCGTCGGTGTGCCGCTGACCCTCAACCTGTTGCAGAACGACAGCGACCCGGACGGTGACGTGCCGCTGACCATCAGCGACCTGACCCAACCAGGTAACGGCCTTGGCGGTGTCGTGCTCAACGGCACGACGTCGGTCACCTACACCCCGCCGGCCGGCGCCACGCAACCCCTGGTCGCCACCTTCAGCTATCAGGCGATGGACGCCAAGGGCCTGAAGTCCACCCCGGCCACCGTGACCGTGAACGTGGCGCCGAACCAGCCGCCAACCGTGGCCGCCCAGACCGTCGCGACACTGGGCGTGCCCCTGAGCATCAACGTACTGGCAGGCGCCGCCGACGCGGAAGGCAACGCGCCACTGGTGGTGGACAACGTCACGCAACCCGCTGCCGGCCGCGGAACGGTCAGTACCGACGGCAGCACGGTGACCTACACGCCACCGGCGACGGTCACCGCGGCGTTCACCACCACCTTCACCTACCAGGTGCGTGACTCGATCGGTGCGCTGTCCAACCCCGGCACCGTCACCGTCAACGTGTCGCCACGCCCGGCTGCTGAAACCTTCGCGGTCACCGCGGCGACGGTCACCGCGCGCTCCAATAACCGCTTCAACTGGGACATCAGCGGTACCTCGTCGGTGACCACCGGCAACACCGTCACCGTGCGCGTGAGCACCACCACGGGTGAGCAGGTCCTCGGCACCGTCACGGTACCGGTGACCGGACGCTGGCGCCTGGCAGTGGGCAACAGCACCACGCTGATCCCGACTGCCGCGCCTACGGCAACCGTAACCAGCAGCCAAGGCACCACACGCACAGTCAACGTCGCGGTGCGCTAA
- the mobA gene encoding molybdenum cofactor guanylyltransferase MobA produces MTESLPPFTTLILAGGRGQRMGGRDKGLVRWRGEPLVAHVQRVVRPLCDDVVISCNRNHQLYRPFADQLVCDAQADFPGPLAGVIAGLTAARHAWVVVLACDAPLIDRRLIEDLVQVAVANDSAAMVRQGGYWQPMFSVLPRSVLPLLEQAWAAGERSLQKALLLAPLQALECPEGDPRLNNFNSPDLLQG; encoded by the coding sequence ATGACCGAATCCCTGCCGCCCTTCACCACGTTGATCCTTGCCGGTGGCCGTGGTCAGCGCATGGGTGGCCGTGACAAGGGGCTGGTGCGTTGGCGTGGCGAGCCGCTGGTGGCGCATGTGCAGCGGGTGGTGCGCCCCCTTTGCGACGATGTGGTGATCTCCTGCAATCGCAATCACCAACTTTATCGCCCGTTCGCCGACCAGCTGGTGTGCGATGCACAAGCAGACTTCCCCGGCCCGTTGGCCGGGGTGATTGCCGGCCTGACGGCGGCCAGGCATGCATGGGTGGTGGTGCTGGCGTGCGATGCACCGCTGATCGACCGCCGCCTGATCGAAGACCTGGTGCAGGTGGCAGTGGCCAATGACAGTGCGGCGATGGTGCGTCAGGGCGGGTATTGGCAACCGATGTTCAGCGTGCTGCCGCGCAGCGTGCTGCCGCTGCTGGAGCAGGCCTGGGCGGCGGGTGAGCGGAGTTTGCAGAAGGCCCTGTTGCTGGCGCCGCTGCAGGCCCTGGAATGCCCCGAGGGCGACCCGCGCTTGAACAATTTCAACAGCCCTGACCTGTTGCAGGGGTGA
- a CDS encoding carbohydrate porin, translating to MPSAIRITAPLLLALASTAALADGDLLTRSTMTGDWGGLRHQLEEDGIKVTGDYSGETAYNAHGGLHRSARYSQNLKFGVQFDLSKLYGLDNGGKVQLTINDRRGNSASEDLVGNRLPIQENYGGLYTRLTELSYERTLFTPALNVKLGYMAMGNDLGGLDSGILCNFMNAGFCGHPLNMSGGSGWANYPNAHLGVRVKYDLSPAWQLRVAAFNVDPESNGNSSRAWHLGPKHTTGTVVPVELIYKLQGELPGEYKLGYYYDSSDVKRIGSDDEVSGRGGHYLLIDQAVWNDAGSPGRSLHAFGQYSASSKAASPFTKWYGAGVVLYKPFEGRPRDTVALGYGRAVPNPRSRDVLEDAAFDAGQQFPDIDSAEQLIELSYGYQATPWLNLRPDVQYIIEPGAFSGQDIDNALVVGLQVKATF from the coding sequence ATGCCATCCGCTATTCGCATCACCGCCCCCCTTCTGCTGGCCCTGGCCAGCACCGCCGCCCTGGCCGACGGCGACCTGCTGACCCGCAGCACCATGACCGGAGACTGGGGCGGCCTGCGCCACCAGCTTGAAGAAGACGGCATCAAGGTCACTGGCGACTACAGCGGTGAGACCGCCTACAACGCCCACGGTGGCCTGCACCGCTCGGCGCGCTATTCGCAGAACCTCAAGTTCGGCGTGCAGTTCGACCTGTCGAAACTGTATGGCCTGGACAACGGCGGCAAGGTCCAGCTGACCATCAACGACCGTCGCGGCAACAGCGCCTCGGAAGACCTGGTGGGCAACCGTCTGCCGATCCAGGAAAACTACGGTGGCCTGTACACCCGCCTGACCGAGCTGAGCTACGAGCGCACCCTGTTCACCCCGGCGCTCAACGTCAAGCTCGGCTACATGGCCATGGGCAACGACCTCGGCGGCCTGGACAGTGGCATCCTGTGCAACTTCATGAACGCCGGCTTCTGCGGCCACCCGCTGAACATGTCCGGTGGCAGCGGCTGGGCCAACTACCCCAACGCCCACCTGGGCGTGCGTGTGAAGTACGACCTGTCGCCGGCGTGGCAGTTGCGCGTGGCGGCGTTCAACGTCGACCCCGAAAGCAATGGCAACTCCAGCCGCGCCTGGCACCTGGGGCCCAAGCACACCACAGGCACCGTGGTGCCGGTCGAGCTGATCTACAAGCTGCAGGGTGAACTGCCGGGTGAATACAAGCTGGGCTACTACTACGACAGCTCTGACGTCAAACGCATTGGCAGCGACGACGAGGTGTCCGGCCGTGGTGGCCATTACCTGCTGATCGACCAGGCAGTGTGGAACGATGCCGGTTCGCCGGGCCGCAGCCTGCATGCCTTCGGCCAGTACTCGGCGTCGAGCAAGGCAGCCTCGCCATTCACCAAGTGGTATGGCGCCGGTGTGGTGCTGTACAAACCGTTCGAAGGCCGCCCGCGTGACACTGTGGCGCTGGGTTATGGCCGCGCCGTGCCGAACCCGCGCAGCCGTGACGTACTGGAAGATGCCGCCTTCGATGCCGGGCAACAGTTCCCCGACATCGACAGCGCCGAGCAGTTGATCGAACTGAGCTATGGCTACCAGGCGACGCCGTGGCTGAACCTGCGTCCGGATGTGCAATACATCATCGAACCGGGTGCTTTCTCCGGTCAGGACATCGACAACGCGCTGGTGGTGGGCCTGCAGGTCAAAGCGACCTTCTGA
- the argE gene encoding acetylornithine deacetylase translates to MSEFSSRALLARLIGYATVSRDSNLQLIGFIRDYLAEQGVASELFHNPEGTKANLFATIGPADVGGVVLSGHTDVVPVDGQAWTVEPFALSERDGRLYGRGTADMKGFIASVLAAVPAFVAKPLRMPVHLAFSHDEEVGCLGVRSMLAALEQRPDKPRLCLIGEPTELKPVLGHKGKLAMRCQVHGAACHSAYAPYGVNAIEYAARLIGKLGEIGDALALPDQHDKRFDPPFSTVQTGTIKGGRALNIVPEECAFDFEVRALPGFEAQTVADQLQAYAEAELLPRMRTVSAASAIRLEPLSAYPGLATPADSEAARLVALLSGSDEFGTVAFGTEGGLFDQAGIPTVVCGPGSMEQGHKPDEFVSVEQLQGCDAMLSRLVDYLRQD, encoded by the coding sequence ATGAGTGAGTTCAGCAGCCGCGCGCTATTGGCCCGGCTGATCGGCTATGCCACGGTCAGCCGCGATTCCAACCTGCAGTTGATCGGTTTCATCCGCGATTACCTGGCCGAACAGGGCGTGGCCAGCGAACTGTTCCATAACCCTGAAGGCACCAAGGCCAACCTGTTCGCCACCATCGGCCCGGCTGATGTTGGCGGCGTGGTGCTGTCCGGGCATACCGATGTCGTGCCGGTGGATGGCCAGGCCTGGACGGTCGAACCGTTTGCCTTGAGTGAGCGCGATGGGCGCCTGTATGGCCGTGGTACCGCGGACATGAAGGGTTTCATTGCCTCGGTGTTGGCGGCGGTGCCCGCATTCGTTGCAAAGCCGCTGCGCATGCCGGTGCACCTGGCGTTTTCCCATGACGAGGAAGTGGGTTGCCTGGGGGTGCGCTCGATGCTCGCGGCGCTCGAACAGCGGCCTGACAAGCCGCGGCTTTGCCTGATTGGCGAGCCGACCGAGCTCAAACCGGTGCTCGGCCACAAAGGCAAGCTGGCCATGCGCTGCCAGGTGCACGGCGCGGCGTGCCATTCGGCCTATGCACCCTATGGGGTGAATGCCATCGAGTATGCCGCCAGGTTGATCGGCAAACTGGGCGAGATCGGTGACGCGCTGGCGCTGCCCGACCAGCACGACAAGCGCTTCGACCCGCCGTTTTCGACGGTACAGACAGGCACCATCAAGGGCGGTAGGGCGCTGAATATCGTGCCCGAGGAATGTGCCTTCGACTTCGAGGTGCGCGCCTTGCCAGGCTTCGAAGCGCAGACGGTGGCCGATCAGTTGCAGGCCTATGCCGAGGCCGAACTGTTGCCACGCATGCGCACCGTGAGCGCCGCCAGTGCCATTCGCCTGGAGCCGTTGAGTGCGTACCCGGGGCTGGCCACGCCTGCCGACAGTGAGGCGGCGCGGTTGGTCGCCTTGCTCAGTGGCTCGGATGAGTTCGGCACGGTGGCGTTCGGGACCGAAGGCGGGTTGTTCGATCAGGCAGGCATCCCCACCGTGGTGTGTGGCCCGGGGAGCATGGAACAGGGGCACAAACCGGACGAGTTCGTCAGTGTCGAACAGTTGCAGGGGTGTGATGCGATGCTGTCGAGGCTGGTGGATTACCTCAGGCAGGATTGA
- a CDS encoding curlin has protein sequence MFKLAPLSAAILLAVAGQVMAEDSTSTQSQTGNQNIAEVSQTVAPFASATQTQTGKGHNHLAVQDTSTSHIDQTASGSYNAAYGEQLFENGSQITQQAEGTYNDAFASQSLGENNQALQMQQGAENRSTVWQDTQLGSQATTQQSGQRNEAFVEQLFGGSNNKSLVNQDGQDNYAAAEHLTHNDGNIEIYQQGKQNWAYGDQRDGTGGFIGIDQNGTGNSVEVWQDTQVGSQATVNQNGQLNEGYIDQSLGQDNTASLYQQGKSNASWSDQFETTNSTTSISQSGTSNLHYTYQTGDNQSLTVTTQGTGNKVMASNWKGEKLGGQFGSDQTAVINQKGTENTVNLTQNGSLQLATLGQKGTNNSMETKQADSNNELYFEQNGADNILIADQRGMDNYATGDTTGTANTINLDQSGYANQSFTTQLYGSGNSATIKQADTANVAYVTQGGAGNTALVDQSGANQAATITQMGNGNTATATQR, from the coding sequence ATGTTCAAGCTCGCTCCCCTAAGTGCCGCTATCCTCCTGGCCGTGGCTGGCCAGGTCATGGCGGAGGACAGCACCTCGACCCAGTCGCAGACCGGCAACCAGAACATCGCCGAAGTCAGCCAGACCGTCGCGCCTTTCGCCTCAGCCACCCAGACCCAGACCGGCAAGGGTCACAACCACCTGGCGGTGCAGGACACCAGCACCAGCCACATCGACCAGACCGCCAGTGGCTCGTACAACGCCGCCTACGGCGAGCAATTGTTCGAAAATGGCAGCCAGATCACCCAGCAAGCCGAGGGCACCTACAACGACGCCTTCGCCAGCCAGTCGTTGGGTGAAAACAACCAGGCGCTGCAGATGCAACAAGGCGCCGAGAACCGCTCGACCGTGTGGCAGGACACCCAGCTGGGCAGCCAGGCAACCACCCAGCAAAGCGGCCAACGCAACGAAGCTTTCGTCGAACAGCTGTTCGGCGGCAGCAACAACAAAAGCCTGGTGAACCAGGACGGCCAGGACAACTATGCCGCTGCCGAACACCTGACGCACAACGACGGCAATATCGAGATCTACCAGCAAGGCAAGCAGAACTGGGCCTATGGCGACCAGCGCGACGGCACTGGCGGCTTCATCGGCATCGACCAGAACGGCACCGGCAACTCGGTGGAAGTCTGGCAGGACACTCAAGTCGGCAGCCAGGCCACCGTCAACCAGAATGGCCAGCTCAACGAAGGCTATATCGACCAGAGCCTGGGCCAGGACAACACTGCCAGCCTCTATCAACAAGGCAAGTCCAACGCCAGCTGGTCCGATCAGTTCGAGACCACCAACTCGACCACCAGCATTTCCCAGTCCGGCACCAGCAACCTGCACTACACCTACCAGACCGGTGACAACCAGAGCCTGACCGTGACCACTCAAGGCACCGGTAACAAGGTCATGGCCAGCAACTGGAAAGGCGAGAAACTGGGTGGGCAGTTCGGCAGCGACCAGACCGCCGTGATCAACCAGAAAGGCACGGAAAACACCGTCAACCTGACCCAGAACGGTAGCCTGCAACTGGCCACCCTGGGCCAGAAAGGCACCAACAACTCGATGGAAACCAAGCAGGCCGACAGTAACAACGAGCTGTACTTCGAGCAGAACGGGGCCGACAACATTCTGATCGCTGACCAGCGCGGTATGGACAACTATGCCACCGGCGACACCACCGGCACCGCCAACACCATCAACCTGGACCAGTCCGGCTACGCCAACCAGAGCTTCACCACCCAGCTCTACGGCAGTGGCAACAGCGCAACCATCAAGCAGGCCGACACCGCCAACGTCGCCTACGTGACACAGGGCGGCGCCGGCAACACGGCGTTGGTCGACCAAAGCGGCGCCAACCAGGCCGCCACCATCACCCAGATGGGCAACGGCAACACAGCCACCGCTACTCAGCGCTAA